The sequence below is a genomic window from Ornithobacterium rhinotracheale.
TACAGATTATTTTATTTATATAGAGAGAGCTACCAAGGTAAATTTCCCAACACCAAATGAGGCGAATAAAGGACAAACCGTTTGTTTGTACTCTCCAGATACAAGCCCAGACCTCGCAGACCACGCTCATTTTATAGGTCAGTACCAAACATTACAAGAGGGAATTACATCGTGTTATATCTCTACCGGTAAAAAATGGCTTAACTCATCAGGGTTTTAATCATATAAAAATAACAACAAAATGAAAAAATATATACTATTAGGAGCGGTAGGGCTTAGCCTAAGCACCTATGCTCAAATAAGAACAAATAAAGATATTTCTCAAAATACAATTTCAAGTCAAACCCCTTTTCTAGATGCATCCTCCTCAGTTGCGTGGAATAAATCAACGAATATAGGAAAAGGTTTGGTGTTCCCGAGAACAGACTTAACCCAGCTTAAAACGATGATAGCAGTGCCGAACGGTATTATTTCTGCCTACCCGCACCGTTTAGATGGGATGTTGGTGTATAACACCGCAACGGGCACCTCTGGAATTGGCAATGTACAGGTAAAGCCAGGTTTTTACTACTACGAAAACAAAAGCAACAGCCTTAACGGCGGAACTTGGAAAGCTATGGGTGCTGGTGCTAGTATAAAGGGAGAAGATGGTAAGAGTTTGCTAAGTGGTACTACAGCTCCAAACACAAGCACGGGTAAGGTTGGCGATTTTTATATCAATACCACAACAAATCAAATATACGGACCTAAAACCTCTTCTTCGTGGGGGAGTCCAACAAGTTTGGTTGGTCCTCAAGGTCCGGTAGGGGCAAGAGGTCCACAGGGTGTTGCTGGTCCAGTGGGTCCAGCAGGTCCTAAGGGCGAAAAAGGCGACGCAGGACCGAGAGGTTTAACAGGCGTACAAGGACCCCAAGGGCCTCGTGGTGTAGCAGGTCCAGTAGGAGCACAAGGCCCGAAAGGAGATACAGGGACAAAAGGAGATAGAGGACCAGCAGGGCCAAAAGGCGACACAGGGGTGGTAAATGCTACTAGAGGGGTTACCTACGATGCAGGGAGCAAAACCGTATCCTTGCCAGCTGGAACGAGTACAAGCCAAGTCTTAAAGTGGAATGGCTCTGCATGGGCTCCGGCGACTGATGCGAATACAACGTATAAAGGTTCTACCTCTATAGCTTTAAGTGGTAATTCATTTCAAAGAGAAGCACTTACAGGCGATGTGAGTGCGGCAAAGAATAATAACAGCGTAACGGTTACAAAAATTCAAGGAAAATCGGTAGCAAGTACGGCTCCTAGCAATGGGCAAGTCTTAAAATGGAACGGCTCTGCATGGGCACCAGCGACTGATGCGAACTCTGACACCAATATTTATAAGAACAATGGCACGCTCTCTGCCAACCGCACGGTAACCATGGACGGAAAAACTTTAACCTTTAACGGCACCAACGCCCAAATAAAAGTACCCCAAATGCAAGAACGCCCAGCTACTGAAAATGTCTCTGGCGTAGTGATGTCCGCAGATGGCACTCTAAAAAAAGACACCGGCTGGTGGAGATTGGGGGATGGAGATGTTGATACAGATAGGATAACAAATCAATCAACAATATATTTTCAAAATGGAACTCTCGAAATAGATGGAAAAAATGCAACTATATCAGCAGGTGCCTTTTATACAGATTTAATTGAAAATGGTCCCCTACACTTACGTTTTAGAGACGAAGATTCGAATTATGATTTATTAATTCACCATGTAAATTTCAAATTTAATGCTGAGCATCTAATCGGA
It includes:
- a CDS encoding collagen-like protein, with the protein product MKKYILLGAVGLSLSTYAQIRTNKDISQNTISSQTPFLDASSSVAWNKSTNIGKGLVFPRTDLTQLKTMIAVPNGIISAYPHRLDGMLVYNTATGTSGIGNVQVKPGFYYYENKSNSLNGGTWKAMGAGASIKGEDGKSLLSGTTAPNTSTGKVGDFYINTTTNQIYGPKTSSSWGSPTSLVGPQGPVGARGPQGVAGPVGPAGPKGEKGDAGPRGLTGVQGPQGPRGVAGPVGAQGPKGDTGTKGDRGPAGPKGDTGVVNATRGVTYDAGSKTVSLPAGTSTSQVLKWNGSAWAPATDANTTYKGSTSIALSGNSFQREALTGDVSAAKNNNSVTVTKIQGKSVASTAPSNGQVLKWNGSAWAPATDANSDTNIYKNNGTLSANRTVTMDGKTLTFNGTNAQIKVPQMQERPATENVSGVVMSADGTLKKDTGWWRLGDGDVDTDRITNQSTIYFQNGTLEIDGKNATISAGAFYTDLIENGPLHLRFRDEDSNYDLLIHHVNFKFNAEHLIGLKKGVKKNVNKDKNDAWGSPLYDIEVKNINLLGSLSSFTFEWGGGHYQTTNSSMVYPRLGADDKISTFLGRVIAIKY